In the genome of Candoia aspera isolate rCanAsp1 chromosome 4, rCanAsp1.hap2, whole genome shotgun sequence, the window cgactaaacgaataaacaacaaaagagggGAATTAAGAAATGAACAGTTATCATAGTTCTTCTATTCaatcatttttgtttaaaaaataaactagatttagccTTTGCCCTGGCTCTGTCACTTCTCTCAGTCCTACCCATCTCTTAGACTAGAGCTTCTGATATGCCCCTCAAGTGTTTTTCAGCCCCCAAAAGACTTGTATACCTTTGCCTTAGTAGCAGTGTTCTACGCACATAAGTCAGAACACACCATTTTCTTCGACCGTATGGATTTAAACCTCCCTTTTCTTATAAAGCGTTGCTCTGCAGGTTTTGGGTTCCTCTGGAATAAAATATTATAGCACAGGAAGTAGGGGTTTGGCAAAATCTTCATGTTCTGATCTAGGAAACTGGAAACCATAATGGAATCTGTATGAGATCTCTAGCGTATGCAAGTAATGTTTATTTCGCTTCCTtacttttcccattattttttaaaatgcaggtagATTAATGAAAAAGGACCCCCGCTTTAGTAGCTCTAAACGGGATGTACGCAGATCCTGCACAGTAGGCTCCCCTTACTTCCAGCCTAAAAGGTCAATCATCTTTTTGCTAAGACCCCACCAGAAACATACTTTGGTTATAGTTTTTCCATTACTGCCACAAGGCGCAGGAAAATAGCAGGAAATAGGGCTCCAAGTGCACATTTGGGGGCTACTGAAAGTTTCTGCCTGAAATTCTCTATTAATTTCTCTTAGATTTTGAGTTTCCTGTCAATGCATTAAAGGAACTCTGCAGTCTTCCACTGCCTGGATGTTGAGCTCCAGACTTTGTCCACCTGCACATCGCTGCAGTTTTGAGGAAGCATCTTTAAAGGaagcatgcacaaacacacacactatcAATTCTGACTGTGAATACATATTTAACCTAGAAACTGACTGcgttttccctccttcctttttgtaACGTAAAGAATCCACATCCCTGAGGCAGGCACCTTTCTGTGCTCTGTCACTGATCTCAAATTTGAGGTGAGAGCAGCGGTGACCATTGAATACACATACAGCTCCTGGGACCAACAGCTCTCTGAATCTGTGAATCATCGCTGGGTAGTGGCCGGTCCAGTGTTTGACATCCGTGCTGATCCAGCAGAAGTTGCAGCTGTTCACCTCCCTCATTTTATATGCCTCCAAGGTAAGGCCACTTTGAACCGGTGGAGAAGTTGACACCCTCCTTCAATACTTTCTTTCTAAATGGATTTGTCCCTTGGCTCTGTAGTTCATGGTCATTTGCATTTCTCTTCTCTGATGGTTTTCTATCCAGCTTTTGCTTCATTCCAGTAGTGCTTCTTTGTAGCCTTTTCTTCTAAAAAACCCCAGCCATTCATTTCctttatcctttctttctttctttgctactTTCTTCAGTCGCTTCTTCATCCATCCCTTATGTCTAGAGAATGATTTGAAGGAGAATGAAACTTGGCTATGCCTGAATGTCTTACTTCGTAAACTACCTCAATGGGGCTTAGAAACCATCCTGAGCAATTCAGGAGGGATAATGACAAGGGCTGAGCGTAATAGCAGCTTGAACCACCATTTCCTCTGCTCTTCATTCCCTTGCACCTGATTTATCCTCCTGTGGGATCTGAACAGAGTAGCCAGAGGCAGCCAGAAAGCTATCAGCATCCCATTCTTCTCTGGGGTTCTAAGGCAGATCCATCTGTGCTGGGATTTCCTTTGCTCGCTGACTTGCTATCACCAAATACCCTTTTATGCATCATTACAGAACAGTTCCCTAACTTAACACTCTGCAGGTGTGCTGGAATGACAACCTCCAAGATTCCAGGCtgcctggaaggcaccaggtggaGAAATAGAGAATACAAGCCATTATTGAATCTGTATTCTGGGgctaaaaataataaactaagcTGGGAAATCAGAAAACAGTGTAAGGACTGATCTAGTTAATTAAGAAAGAAAGTGAGGAATTTGCATCTTTGGTTCGCTCCAGTTCTCATTTAACCTGTCACAGCATGACCTTGCTTGTACTGTAGAAGAAAACAGTCTGAACCTAGTTCATCTGAATCTCCCTTCTTCGCCGTTTCTTTCCTAGATATCAGAAGAGACCCAATCTATTCTggattggagagccagtttggtctgagACACTCTTCCCATGGGGGAAGGAGAATAATAGTTAACATAAATCTACCATGTAATAAAGAATTGCCTTTCGTCCCTGTTCATACTGTCTCATGTCCTCTGCCCCGTAATGggaaaggaaaggcagatccCATTCCTCTCCTTGTTACtagaaaggggaggggaagaaattaATTTAGTTCCTATTAAAAAATATGAACTTAGTTGTTTTGCAtttcagccagtttggtctagtggttaaggcactgggctagaaaccaggagactaaggttagtcccaccttaggcatgaaagccggctgggtgaccttgggccagtcacactctctcagcccaactcacctcagggttgttgtggggaaaataggaagaggaaggagtattaggtatgttcgccggcttgagttatttataaaaataataaaggcaggatcaaaataaataaataaataaaatctaatgtTGCTTTGTGGGTGTATACCTCTGATAATGACTTGTTTTTATAAGTAGTAGTGAGTGATTGTTGTATAAAATTTTAGGTGGCAATATTGATACCCCTCAGATGGAAATAGCCCATATTGTTGATGCGGGAATAATGCTGGAGAAGCCATCTCAAATCAGCCCGTTTCATGTGGTGTGGAAGAATCCTACTTTCTCTTTGGCGACTGTGCTGATTAATTCTATCTACGATAAGTTTTTCGCCATCCATTCTGTGGTGCAGCTTTACAAGATACGCAAGAAGACCACAACTCTCCATCTCTACCTCATTCCCAATGATGGGTCTTTGATAGAGGTAAGTGAGAAGTTGCAAGGGTTGATGAGGAAAGGCTAGGAAGGGTCATCCATTGCCAAGAAACAGTGGGAAGACGATAGGAATAGGGACGAGGGCCTGACTGTTTTACTATATGCCAGCATTTGCATATAGACCCCTTTAGAGGGTTCATATAAGGGGAATTTCCTCCTGACTCCTAAAATTGCTGTGGGTGGGTAATAATTGGGGCATTCAAAAAAGGTCATGGTCCCCCAAACACATTGTTCATCAGTCTTAGAACTCTTCTGAAAATCAGTTTGGGGAACTGGAATGAATTATGATTCAGGATAGCAACCCAGAAGTGACTTAGGGCTGGTTTACAAACTTTGTTATAATATATGTGAAAGTTTTAtgagagtatgtgtgtgtgtttatgtatgtttgtgtgtgtgtattgtgctTGGTTCTCTTTTAAATGGACCCATCTTGTACAGAGTTTCCTAACGTAAGTACGTTATGTTCACACATTACATTCGTTTTAAAAATTTAGTTACTAAAGGTGTTAAAGCAGAGTCCCCATCTTTCTGAGTTGGTGGGCCATTTGAAATTTTATGAGAAAGTTATAGTGCTATTACACATCTGCCGTGGTAGTGAGCGGCATCATTAATCACATCCATttacaagaaggcaaactggctgtcgGTCTCCCTCACCAGTTTTTTCAGCCAAAACTCTGGATTGCAGCCAGCCACCCTTATTTTCTAATGACACTTCAGGGATCTATGTGGGGTTCAGAGGTGTTATTGAAAGTCCAGATTATGCTGAAGGCTGCTCCTTTGCAATACGTGCGTGTCTCATTTTCtaactgaaggaattaaaaaatTAAGTGCTACAGGAAAATGGTGGGTAGCAAGAAAGGTGTGACTAGGCATTACAGCCTCTAATGCCAGGTTTGGGATCCAGGGGAATAAAGTAAATACAGTTGTTGCAATAGCTGCATATTTGCAGGGATGTTGCTTGATGTCACTATTTATCCCTGCCACCATTAGTCCTTGTCAATTCATGTGGCACCTGGCTAAGCACAGAAAACAATCAACCTACCTCAAAGGATGGttgtgaagaaaaaaagaggagataTCCCTGCTATAATATCTTAAGCTCCCagagaaaaatgggatataaatgcagaaaaatgcaaaataaaaatacaatttgcaATAAACATTCTCCTTGGTAACAGCATTCAGACAGAAAAGAGAAACGAACAGGCTGTCAAGAGGGACATAAAACCAAGTTACTTTGGGGAAGGAGTTAATTCTTGCTATAGCAATATACTGTAATCTTTTTGGCTCTTCTGAAAAAGATCCACAAGGTATTACCAGCAGAGTAACCCTTctgataaagccctacatgaagcctcattcattcattcattcattcattcattcattcattcattcattcatttatcaaatttgtcaccgcccatctcctcccaccggagggactctgggcggtttacaacaaagtactcaataaaacaataagtaaGTCATGTACTACCTTTGTATGTAAAACCATCACAGTGGTCTGCTAGaagcactgaaatggagcagagcttataacacagctgagaagccagcacagaaaaagaatattatcttaaaatagctttaatgagcatgccagagaaacacaggttattgatcttacacatttttagccctcccaagcataaagaatcacacgcttagacagattaggttaagataagtaaaagaatatcttactgactttattgtttcttctgttacatccatcttggtggaaaagatgaagttcctttgttcttcttttctttctacatacttagtttgtcctaaaccctcagccctatttgctgccaagggctgcatgaaagaaaggggcagaatccttcaccaaggcccgagcacatggccctgatgaacggagagcagagcagcatgcttgcttctccctgggtgggagaaggaggaagagagagagaggaagtgggaaaggcaacaaacagcttcttcagagttgtatcttgggatgaactcaatttacatgctaatgcacatgctaatgaggcatgctggatttgctaagACTTCCAACACTCCACCCTGCAGAACCCAGCCAGTTGCACAATCATGGCAGACTCGGTTTTCTTCTTCTGAGGGGTTATTCCTACTTTGGGGTCTTCCCATGGGCTTCTTATTTCTCATAATTTTAACTTGAGAGATGCTCAAATGGGACATGGGAGGAAGAGCACACAAACCAGCTTGCCAGAAGACCAGGCAGAATCCTGAAGTCAGAGCCATCCCATTCCTGCGGCTATGCCCTGGTGGGTGAATGTTTTCCTTGGTGGCTGGTGATGTGCTGGAAAGGTGTGGCACCCaagccaaaaaagaagaaaatcatctTCCATATAACGGCTGGCATCCTCACATCACCGCTCAGCAAATGCGACTCCAGCAAGGCTGGGATTAGCAGTGGGGGCAGCGTGTTTTATACCTGCACTGTTTTCTGCCAGTTCAGGGACCTGAAGAGTGTTTTACCTCAGCCACTCTTGGtctctggagagagagaaaaactacAGATcctaaactatatatttttttcctttacatagGCCGtcagagaggaggaagagaaatacAATTCAATACTCGTGCGGAAACACCCACAAACATATAAACCACTATATTTTGGCTCTTGCTATTATGTACCCAACTCAGCAGAACTCACAGTGAATCCAAAGGTCAGACGATGAGTAATTTCAGTTTTGTAAAAACTGTTCTTTATACTCACTTCACTCCTAATCTTCCTGATCTTACAGAGAAGTGGCGCAGAGATGATGAGTAGACTGATTGGATAGCCCATTATTAGACAGCAcaactttttctccctcttttaaacACGGGCGAACCATTCCATGCATGGATCAAGTAATATCAGGGGGTACATGCCTGCAGTTTCATACAGTGAGTTCTGGTGCAGAAAACACCTACAGTAATGATCAGTGAGGCATCATATTGCCATGAAGCCATTGCAGAAGCTAAGGAAGCTGCGCCCCTCCTTAGTGCTTGTATCCGGAAGCTGCTCTCAGTTTAAAGAAAGGGGAAGCGGGCAGGCTTTATGGCTGTTGTAAGAACTgcagcatttgttttgttttttcagtgtgaCAGTTTAACATAGCGACGTCAAGACGACATGCCTTGCTTTGTGGTGTTCATGGATCTGATTTTATATTGACGCATTGTGTAAGAGTTCAGTTATTGAGAGCCAAGGCGTGGTAACCGTTATCCAGATCTTGGACTGGGATTGAGGAAATCTAGGTTTTAATTCCCATCTGATCATGGTAGCTTTTTACTATCTCACCTTATCCCAACTTACAGGGTACTAGTGTGAGAATAAAATGAGGGAAGACCTCCATGTATGCTGCTTTTAGAGGAAAGGGGGGATGTCAGTATAACTGGAAATGAGACAGATCCCAAAGGGTACTGCAGCAAATGGGAAAAACTGCTGCAGGATTGACGTGGTGTGTATGGCCGCCCGTCCCGTCTAAGTGAGGGAGCATCTCTGCTCCACCAACCTGTCATTTGGCAACTTGCAGGTGACTAAGGCCTCTGTCCCAGGCACTCACTCATGCTTGCCCACTCATTTAGGAAGAGCAGCTGGGGGCAttttttcctgccagctggtgGTGCTGGTGGATGGGAAGATGAAGCCAGAAATCCACCATTGCCTGCTTTTAAATTGTCCCACAATAATGCTGTCAGGAGAGGGCCACCTGACATCTCCTGAGACAGGTTAGAGCTCAGCTGCCAGGAGCACAAATGACGCTGGTATATATTTCTCCCAGTTTAGGGATTGGAGGAATGCATATTCGCCTGGCCACGGGGAAGAGCCCGTCAAGAGCATCTTGACACTGATAACCCAAACCTTACCCAATATTGACTGTCTGTCCTGAAAGGGGTACTGTACGGATGGCTCTCACGCAATTTTTATAACGTAGGCTAGACAATGGACATTCCTTCCTTGGTGATTTACAGGGTCTCCACAGTGCCATCCAGCTCTCACTGATGTGATACGTAACCTGTCCTCATTGCTGTTGTTTTGGCACAAGAATGGTTGGATGATTCTGGAAGGTGCTTATATATCTCAGTGGGAAATTTCTAGCAAGGTGGAGAAGAATAAGGGCGAGTCCAGACTGAGAAGGAAACAGTGTAACTAAAAGTGTAGTGTGTGTATTCATTCCATTGTGCATGTTGCAGAATCAGATCTTTCTGGATGTGTAATTTGGTCCATTGTTTTCCAAAGCACAGACAAATATACTGccctttatacaggtagtcctcacttaacaaccacagtagggaatggaaaattggttgttaagcactGCAGTCGTTGAGTAACcacgtgaccggacccaattttacgaccatttttatgacagTTGTTAAGCAATTCATGGGTCtctaagcaaatcactgcagttgttaagcaaatccagctttcccaatgaCACAATTGGACgctttttgctggaaactggcaaaagttgcaaattgcaatcacattaccacaggacactgcaactggtcgtaaatgcaagccagctgccaaggGCCCgaactgcaatcatgtgaccacgggggtggtGTGATGGTTTGCAACGGTCttaagtgcaagtacaggtcgtaaagcactttctccaaggccgttgtaacttcagactgtcattaagagaggactacctgtaaatctctTCACTGAATCAAGGATATATCCCCTAAAGTTCATAACGCTTTTCAGTTCTGGTCCAATGGCTGGAGGCATCCTTCTTCTAACACAGTCTTGTATCTACTCACCTTTTTACCAGGAACTGGAGTTTTCCTATAAGAGCCCAGGACAGCTGCAATCTTTTATGGAAATTTACTTAAGAAATTGCGGGAGAATAAATCTCATCTTGAAAAATAAAGACAACTCTGTTTGGGATGCTTGGTTGGAACAAGGTACACACTACTAATAGTGTATGTTTATGGATatgcaataaataataagaataattttaaaaagcatttcatcaactATTTATCCTTTACTAAAAGGAACAATCTTTTCTTCAAGGTAGATTCCTGGGCCCTTGGAAAGGCACATCTAGTGGTTAGTCCTAGATACTGGTTTCCCCTGTGGTGGTCTGGAGTTCCCTGCCCTTTCCATCAGTTGTTACAGCATTCTGGTTGGAATAATACCGGCCAAAGTTGGGTGGCTGGATATCTGGATTTTTCCCCTATGCCATGCCAAACTGTGAACTCTATAACCTGTACAGTTTGGCCATTTGTTCTCGAAGATGTTCGTGACGTGCTACACAAAACAGCCCAATTGATAAGAATGTGCACGCTGCCATCTTACATCACACATGGCTGTTTGACAAGGTTGGAATTTTATCTAAGGCCAAGCAAGTCATGTGCAAAGCTGGAGCAGCAGATTGATTTCTAGTTGGTGCTAACCTGAAATTCGCACGCAGATTAGGAAGTTCTTATTTGTTATTGAGATACATATGAAAACTTTTTAGCTAAATTGTTGGGGTTGAAAAACTTTTATTAAATTCGTCATGGGAGAAAACTCTGACAATTATTTCACCAGTATTGATGAACATTTTGTCATGTGGCTTTTACATGTATTTTAAGTTAAGGTTAAGgtattttttaatccgttcaatcatgtccgattctcggagactgcctggacaagttcctgcagttttcttggcaaggtttttcagaagtggtttgccattgcctgcttcctcgggctgagagagagtgactggcccaaggtcacccagctggctttgtgcctaaggcaggactagaactctcggtctcccagtttctagcctgatgccttcaccactacagaaACTGGCTCTCTAAGGTTAAGGTAATAAATATGAACCAaagtgtcagggtagccttacttcgaataagacacggactcacttagagggtctaaggatttccgggtttattgaagcagaatgcatacggagaaaaagacgggaatgcgggcgtggtagcaggttaccccgtttataccctggtggcggaccttgtcctcctccaccccccattgtcccccaagccgggtccggatgggtgatctgaattggtatgggtctgacgatgggcgattcgggtgatctccgatggtttcctttgtccttttgccttcgtccggtgcaggtgcatcccccggggtaatgtgtgggagttccccccatctgttaatggtttctagGTCCGGGCCGAGGtctgcttctattgtcctggtgattgttttaggagtttgggtgcttaagggatgatgtgtgtgtttaaaggacaatggttatcccttcctctttcctgatgggcatgttcctcgttgtgatgcacttatgccttgcaatggggaacatgacatgctgcccccccaagaaaattctaaggtgccggtttgtccgggtatgcttcgtggaagcttctgacaagccgttttgctgaaacattttgtgcttggacccactccgggtggggaaaatgtctccatttgatgaggtactgtaaggtgccccttagcctcctggagtccagtacctccttaatttcaaaatgttgttgcccatctatcatgatgggtgggggcggggggtttttcgttgtgccattttgaaggggtggcagGTTTCAGTAGGacacagtggaacactgggtgtaggCGCCTCAAGttgtggggtagctccaacttgaaagtcactgggttgatgatttctatgattgggaacggtccaatgaaattgggtgccagtttctttgagggctgtggggacttgatgaacttagtggagaggtagaccctatctcccactttgtagtttggttgcgccgccctgtggttgtctgcgaactttttgtatgtagcttgcgcgtctgcgagagccagctggatgacaggccaaaccgtggccagttgtgccgcccagtcatctggggaacagggcggggtgtctggttggggcagttccaggattgggacaaagtctctgccgtaaaccactttgaatggggtgtgacctgtgctctggtgcactgcattgttgtaggctacctctgcaaaagatagcaggtccacccaattgtcctgttgataatttataaatgatcgtaggaattgctccagggtggagttaagaatctctgtagagccatctgtgtgggggtgccacgCTGTGGACATTGCCTGCTTGGTACCAATTAGTTTTAAGAattccttccagaacctggaggtaaattgtgtgcccctatcagtcaccaaatgggagggggcgccgtggagtttatagatgtgatttaggaagaggcgtgccagctgttgtgcggaggggatggacgcgcagggtatgaaatgtgcctgcttggaaaaatagtcttttaccacccagatgaccgtttttctttggctgggtggtagatctacaataaagtccattgaagtttcctcccaggggcgggaggggcttgctacttgctgcagcagaccttggggcttccccacctttcgttttgacatggcacatgtggggcaagcagcgacatattctttaatgtccttcctgagagtaggccaccagaattgtcgcctgattaaatgtagtgttttgacgaacccaaagtgtccggccgtcttgtcatcatgggagcggtttaaaactttcTCTCACAAtagctctggcacgtacaggttcttctgtctccaggctagccCATTcgtgaaagatacattgtgttggttagtttgcaaccatgtatctgttttgagggcttgaacgAATTGTTGTTGCAAGTTcagtgaaattgacctgcgtctccctccgtccATGGGCATTTGTGCTGGGGTgcattgggttcttgtttggctgcgcgtaacggcagggcagcccagctgtgtgtcagtccacacagtacccacaatgtccgctgcctggctggcatcctgaggccgtctggaaagagcatctgctaggaagttcttcctccccggtatgaactttaatttaaagtcaaatcggctgaagaactgcgcccagcgtacttgcttagggctgaggtgtTTTggggtgctgagagcctctaggtttttgtggtctgtccagacct includes:
- the LOC134496785 gene encoding caspase recruitment domain-containing protein 8-like, with translation MYADPAQIHIPEAGTFLCSVTDLKFEVRAAVTIEYTYSSWDQQLSESVNHRWVVAGPVFDIRADPAEVAAVHLPHFICLQGGNIDTPQMEIAHIVDAGIMLEKPSQISPFHVVWKNPTFSLATVLINSIYDKFFAIHSVVQLYKIRKKTTTLHLYLIPNDGSLIEAVREEEEKYNSILVRKHPQTYKPLYFGSCYYVPNSAELTVNPKELEFSYKSPGQLQSFMEIYLRNCGRINLILKNKDNSVWDAWLEQVPNAVDDGTSCGSSGAPGDPGEDPSISSTVTHVPWDSRVAFAISSPSKLDPELSWTSRHRGLGHLPFVGMGVLLPVAG